GGTGTCTATTTCCATGCAGTATAAATTATCGAAGGAGTTAATGAGGGTTGGCTGATTGGTGAACTTTTGGTTGAAGGCGTCACTTGTGTTGTGTGCTGGGTCTGTGGAGAGGAGTAGGACGGACTCCCTtcttttggctagctgtaCCGCTATGGAGCAGGACGTGGTGGTTTTTCCTACCCCTCCCTTGCCCCCCACGAAGATCCAGTTCAGGGTCTTGTTCTCCAGCAGCTTGCTCAGGTTCGTGTCGtactcctcctcgtcgtacTCGTCGCTCTCCAGGGTTAGGGAGCACGACAGCGAGTCCGCGTCGCTCATCGTGTTAGCGGTattggcggcgttggcggtgttgttagcggcgttggcggtgttgttagcggcgttagcggtaTTCACAGCGGTATTCACAGCGGTATTCACAGCGGTATTCACAGCGGCATTCACAGCGGCATTCACAGCGGTACTGCCCGTTCGCCGGAGGACTCTCTTCCGCGTTGGGCGGGGcggtaaaaaaggaaaattcaaaaaattcaaaataattcaaaaataattcaaaaatgaCTCAAAAGTAACTCAAAAGTAACTCAAAAGTAACTCATAAATGACTCACAGAGCACTCACAGAGAATTCacaaataattcaaaaaaaaaaacaaaataaagtaacgtaaaataaaattcacaAAACAAATGGAATGGGGAGGGGCGGACGGAAGGGCGCAGTCAACCAGTGTGCCGCTCCGTGCCGCTTCCCGTGGGCGGGTACCAAATTAGGCGCCTTGAATGGACATATGTTTGGCTTCACCCGTATATCCGCCGCGTTGGAAAGTCGCAATTGCGCTATTGAGTGTACGTCATTGCAGAGTATGCTCACGCTGGCGTCTCGTGTGACATCATCAGGGGGGCGCTTTTCACCTCCATCAGATTGGCATTCTTTAAAATTGTGAgaggggagaacaaaaatggcTATTGCGCGTGGCGCGCCCGAACACTGCATATCTGATTTATACCACTGtgcggaatttttttttgcttttccttctgtGCGCGCAATGTAGCGGGTGAGCGGTGAAAATGGGCAAGGCGAGTCGCGCACTCGGCGCATAAAATGTCACGcagcccctccccccccacgttTGTGAATCGCTCCATCAACAGGTAGGCAGTGCGCCAGGTCGTTTAAGCGGTTACTTGGCTGCTGGCAATGCCAATCACGATACCATTTGTAGTacacgggggaggggcagtTCCCCGTAAAAATGGCGGCCAATCGCATCCGTTATGCTTAAAGTCCCCCCAATCACTTCATTTTCGCATCTCTCCCCCCGCGGTCATGGGAGCGCCCAAAATGATGggccgctttccccccacATGTGCCAGGGGGGGCAGGCGCAAAGTGCTCCTCCCCAAGGCAGGCAAATCCCACTTCAGCGGAGCGCCCCACAGAGTAAACAAACTACAACACCTGGAGAAGCAGCCGGGGATATtcgaaaaattaatacaCATCGGCAAGTACCACATAGGCAAGTACCACATCGGCAAGGAAACACTTcatgagggggaggaaaaagacGCGTTGCGCACCAAACTGACGAACAAGCAAAGCGTAAACCACTACGCAGAGAGCATAAAGGCAGATTACAACagattaaaaaaggagttggcaaatggaaaggaaaaatacatCAAAGGGAGGTACCAGGAGTATCTGTTCGATTGCATACAGAATAATGACCACTCCAATTTAATTATAGCAGACGTCATTtacgaaaaagagaaaaaaattttatgtgtAGGTGAAGGCAACCTATCCTTTAGTACCCTACTGCAGAGGAAGTTGCGCCAAAGTCAAGTAGTGGCCACCTCCCAGGAGAGCCCAAATGTGTTGCTCAAAAGCTGTGGCGGCATCTTTTcgaagaatttaaaaatgttagaATCATGTGGAGGTATCTACGTTCCAGAAGTTcacgtggaaaaaattggagaGCATTTTCCCCACAATACATTTGACGTGATTATCTTTAACTTCCCATTTGTCCTTCCATCAGATGAATTCATACAGACCAAGTGGAACCTCCAAAGGGAAAAGCTCCATAGCGATAGGAATATCTTCCTaaagtattataaaaaggCCGAGTACTTTTTACTTAATAGGATTTTTTATTGgctctttaaaaatggcTCCTTTCTACTTAAGGAGAGTGGCTTCCTACACCTCCGCGTTAATGACAGGTACTTAACGTGCGACTTTGCCAATACGTTTTCTTTATCCCTCGTGGAGAAGGTCGATTTCTCTTCTTCCTATTTCGTTTATAAGTCACTGGGGTATGTCCCTAGCATGATGAATGCCTGCGGGAATTCCTCGAAGGGCCCCCCCGGCTGGACGAAGAACGTTATGTTCACCCCCCGGGGGAAGGTCTTCAGGAGCTTCAAGATGGGCCACACCTCCACGTTGGTTTttcagaagggggggggggtggaagcgaAGGTAGCGGTGGATAGCGGTGGATAGCGGTGGATAGCGGTGGATAGCGGTGGATAGCGGTGGATAGCGGTGGATAGCGGTGGATAGCGGTGGATAGCGGTGGATAGCGGTGGATAGCGGTGGATAGCGGTGGATAGCGGTGGATATCGGTTTGCATAACAGATTGGCTTAACAACTTCACGTCTTACCTTCCTATTACCGCTTCTCTTCGCTCCGCCTCTCACCTTCCTACCACCGCTCCATCGCTTCGCCCCGCTCAGCTGCGCCTGCGGGGGGCCAAGTTGGCCACCTTGCTGTTCTGCAGAAGGTCGTACACCACCCCGGCGGAGGAGAAGTTGAAGGGGCACCCGAAGTGCGCCATCAGCCCGCGgtacttcttcaccttctcgCCGAATACTTTGTTGCACTTTTCCATCTTCCCCTTCAAGTGGTCCTTCAGCTTCGTCTCGTTGATGAAGTCGTTGTTGCCTCCGCTGGTGAGGGGGGCGGCCCAGTCGCCCCTTTGCCGTGCCGCCAGGGTTTTGGCTCCCCCCCGGTTGCCTCGCGTGTCTGCCCTACCGCCGCTTTCTCTGCCGCCTTCCCCGCTTTCCCCGCGCCACGCCAGGCGGAAGGGCCGACTCAGGAAGAGGTATTTCCGCCAGTACACCGCCATATCGACGGCAATCAAATTTATGCTGACGTCGTCCGACTTAACCAAAATGGAGGCGTACAGGAAAAGCTCCAAGACCCTAATGAGAAGGCGCTCTCTCTCCCGCCTGGCCCCGTCATCCATATGCAAGTAGTCGCTCCTCTCGTGCAGAAggttgctattttttttcatcgtcAAAtcgaaaataaatttttcgttttgtaTGTACATCTTGTCGTACCAGTCGTGGACGAGCGTGCGGATGTCCTCCACGTCGAATCCTCTAAAGAAGTAGTAGTCTTCGTTTAGCCTCTTCATCATCTGTGCGGAGCAGCTGCGGCGGTGGGGCGGCTCCCCAAAGGAGGGGCTCTCGAAGGGAGCGGTGCACTCATCGGTTAACTCGTCGGTTAACCCGCCGCTTACGCCGCCGCTTAACCCGCTTACCCCGCGCAGCGCGCGGTCCACCTCGTCGTAGTTGCTCATGAAGAAGCGGTTCATGAGGTGGTTGGCTATGTACTCCCGCAACACATCATTGGGGAAGCTAAAGGCGGTTTCGCCCGCCGCGTTCGCCCCTCTGTCCTGCCCAGTAGACGAAATTGCatgccccccccgctgcaCATAATTCACATAGGAAGCCACGAGGTGCATCTTGCTGTAGACACTCTCAATCGAGTAGGAAAAGTCCTTCAGCCTGCATGTctcaaaaaatatgctaaaaagttttttacttaaatttttaataacgcAGGAACAAACAGAAAAGCATCTGTAGAATAAGGCCTCTCTGGAAGGAAAGCCAAACTTGATGAGCACATGACTTATGTTATCCAAGAGGGGGAAGGACACATTGCATAAGTTATTCATTATGTAGTTCCTATCTTCATACATACAGATGCTCACATCGTTGCGAGCATTCAATTCGCTTAGGGAATTCTTGTCTAGCTTATTAGCgttatatatagaaatagGTTTCAACCCATGtgtgtatttaaaaaagtaatttatatttttatacttctgcactttattttcataaatggGGCATAAATCACATGCGTAGCAGATGAGTTCTACCAATCTTTTCACTCCACAGTTGGGGGGGTACACTAAGAAGAGGATGTTGCTCCGTTCGTGGTGCGTTTCTGATGGGTCATCTGGTTGGTGACCAGCCTGGCGATCAGCCTGGCGACCTGCCTGGAGACCTGCTTGCCCTCCTCCCTGACCACCTCCCTTAGGGGATGACCTTCCACTCGTGGAGGGTACCTCTACACCCCCTTCCGGAAAGAGCCTCTTCAAAATTCTGTACAACTTTAGGACTTCATTTCTATGCCCCGCAATTTCGTAGAGACTATTGGGTCGAAAAAAGACTCTCCACAAGttgctcacattttttagctTCTCACTCTTCTTCATGTTGTGCGCGATGGTCCTCTCGAACGAATTCGCGCTGTCATTGTTGGGGTCCCTTTCCTCGTTGGACGCTTCGCCTGACTCGTCCGTCTGGGAGAAGTAGTCCTCCGGGGACAGGTACTCCAGGGAGGACTCATCGTAATCGTCATAGGCATCTCCATCCCCATAGGCATCGCCATCCCCATCCCCATCCCCATCGTggtccccccctggggggcgTATTTTCTCCTCAGGGGACGTGCCCCCTTTCCTCCCTTCCGGGGTGTCTCCCTCTGACTGGCTGCTTCCACCCTGATACATCATCTGGTGGGGGGAGCTGGCTTGGCTGTCCGGCAGGTTCTCCTGGGACCTGGTTCCCCCGTCCGAAACGCACTCTCCCCTGGGGCCGCACGTCAGCAAGTCGTCACTGATGTAGCACGCGGAGAAAACGTCGCAGAGGTTGCGCACGAAGAGCACTAACTCGGAGCTCTCCTCGTCGTTGCGCAGCGGGTGCACCAAGCTGGACGATTCTTCATCACTGTGGGGTGGGTGCACTATGCTGGACGATTCCTCATCACTGTGGGGCGGGGGAACCGACTGGGAAGTTTCTTCATCACTGCGGGGAGGGTGCACCAAGCTGGACGATTCTTCATCACTGTGGGGTGGGTGCACCAAACTGgacgcttcctcctctttgcaGGGCGGGTGCACTAAACGGGACGCCGCCTCCTCTTTGCAGGGAGGGTGCACTAAACGGGACGCCGCCTCCTCTTTGCAGGGAGGGTGCACTAGGCGGGACGCCTCCTCACCACTTCGCAACTGCAGAACCAACTCGTGGTGCTTCCTACTGTACCAATACAGGAGGGAGTTTATATCGGAGTGAAACTTCCCCCTAGACAAgtgcaaaaacaaaaaaaagtcatttaACCGTTTCGTCAAATTGGAAAGCAGCACAGTCTTATACCCAGCATGAGAGGCCTCTAAACTCTCAGACAGGTTCTTCCGTATGGCTCTGCAAAACTGAAGAACCCTTCTCGCAATCGATTCTATGGGTGCATTATCTACATTAGTCTGGTTAATTAGGAACTTGTACCGTTTtgcgttatttttatttatcggTGCAAAAAGATCAATGCGCTTTTTTACCTCTACATTTAGGTGGTGCAGAATAGCCTCTTCACCAAAGATGCGCCCATTAaagtttgccattttttttacaaagtctTCACTCAAATCGTGTCCAATGACTAACGAGTTGCTCCTCCGCAAGTTGCTCGTGATCCCGTACCCTGCatccttcagcttcttcgTCAGGGCGAAGTTGCTAAAGAGGGTGAACTTGCCCGCGATGAAGAAGGTGAAGGGCTTGCTCGAGTGGTCCCTCAGGAGGGAGCAATTTGCGAAGGGGCACTTCGCAGTGGCGCCCCTCTGCGTGGCACCGCTCTTCGTGACACCCCTCTGCGTGACGCCCCTCTGCGTGGCACCGCTCTTCGTGACACCCCTCTGCGTGACGCCCCTCTGCGTGGCACCGCTCTTCGTGACACCCCTCTGCGTGACGCCCCTCGGTGAACCTTCCCTCCCCTGCTGACCCCCCACGTAGTCGTTGTACTCCCTATCAAAGtagtatttatttaaaacgcGAAGAATTTTGATCCTCCTCTTCTCATTTAGGATATCGCTCACATTATCATTTAGCCTGAAGCTATTTTTAATGGAGGTTAATTTTTCCTGTACGTTATTTTTCAGTTGGTATAGATTCGTTTCGAAGTGGTTGCCAAGCGCGCCgtctttcctcttcctcttttgttcCTTCTGTTCGTGCTTCGCCCACGTGTCACCTGGGTgcgccgcgggggggaaCTCGGGTTCGCCAGAGGGGccatcatcgtcatcgtcaTCACTGACAACCGCGTGGCCGCCACCCCCATCACCCCCATCACCCCCATCACCCCCATCACCGCCACCCGCGCCACCCGCGCagcttttcctcccctttccGCAGAACCCGCTAACAAAGCCCACATTCAGGCACGTCTTCCTGCCAGCCCTGTTGGAAAAGTTGTTGCGCCCTCCCCCCGCGGCTGCACCCCCTTGGGCGTCTTCGTCAATCCCCGTGCGCGCACCCACCCCCACGCAACTGACTCTCCCAATCCGAACCCTCTTCGTTTTGGCTCTCTCCAATTCGAATTCATTATCCGATTTTAACACCCGTTTGGTGTCCTTTACGTAGTATTTCCTTCCTGGGGTTACGGGGCTGTTGGCCTGTTCGTTTTGGGACCACTCATCACTGGCTtgccccccttcttcccctccgtCACCCCCATCTGGGTtattcctttccctttttttcctcctcgcgTAGACTGCACCGCTATTTTTGCTGTATCTTTCTCCGTCCGAAATGGAGTTTCTCTTGTACGACGGGTTTGGCTTTCTGAGGCTGTCCGCTTCGTCTCCGCCGGCGCCGCGTTTGGGTGTGACTCCACCGGCGCCGCGTTTGGGTGTGACTCCACCGGCGCCGCGTTTAGGTGTGACTCCACCGGCGCCGCGTTTAGGTGTACCTCCACTAGTTTCTCCTTCGGGTGTATCTCCATCAGCTATACTTATCGCACCTCTTTTCGCTCCACCTTTCGCCCCCCCTTTCACACCGCCTCCCGCACCGCTTCCCCTCGGCTTGGACCTCCCGGTGCAGCCCAGGCTAGACCCGCTCCCGTCGCTATCCTCACTGCTGAACCTACCCCCGGACGCACTATCCTCATTCACATTCACAGTTATTTGAATATCATTGCCGAAAAAATTGACGAGGGAGATTTTCCTCGCCTTCACTACCTTTGTGCATTCTTTAGGGGAGGAGGAGCCCACATTTCCCTCTTTGCCGTCTCTCCTATTGGGTTCTAAGTGAGCATTCTCCATGGCATTCCCTTCTGTGGGTGGTCTAGAAGAAAGGCCTACGCGGGGTCCCTTCGACTGATCCTCCCCAGGAAAGTCATCCGTACAGTCCTCCTCCGTTACGCTCATATCCGGTGAGCTACTCTCTCCATctgagtcatttttttttcttttgagtCCCCTcttgtttttgttccccccgtCTTGGGGTTCCCCAtgggggggtcctccacACAGATTCTCTTCACCGCACAGCTTCTCCTCACCACACAGCCTCTCCTCACCACACAGCTTCTCCTCACCACACAGCCTCTCCTCACCAcactgcttctcctcctcaccAGTTTGCacgccccccccctgcttcCCCCTCAACGTCGCTCCAACGGTCGGCACCCTACTGACGTCCCTCCACAGAATCGACTTCACATTGGTGATGCCACACATCTGAGCAGACGGGTTCACGCTGATGCGGTTCATCCTGTTTGTCACTTCGTGTTCTAAGCTTGAGGAGGAATAAAAtgggttttccttttttgggggatcttccattttatttGTCCTCTCTCCTCCTGCATCTACATCAGTGAGTACCGCATGCTGGTCACCTGTGCGGTGCACATTTTCCTTCACTTGGGAGCTCCTCACTAgagaatttatatttatgatgGTACCTATGCCAGATGTGCGTTCGTCGGCTTGTTGGTTGCTCTCACTGATGGGGGGGTTCTGTGTCTGGAGGGTCTTTGGCACTTGGCCATTTTTTACGACTTTGAAAAAGTTGGTAATTTtgtttgtgcatttttctatttctttttttttcttcttcctatCGTTGTTTATCCTCGAGGGGGCATCTCCCCTGGGGGGCTCACTCATGTTGGGTTCCTCCCTGTTATCCTGCATCTCTGCGCAGCGGGTGTGGACGTGAATGCAGCAAAAgggtgtaaaaatatattttttgcttgtttttccttcccactTCCTTCAGCTGAACCTTACGTGAGGATGTGAAAAGAGAGTGATACGTCACATGGGCCgctttacaaaataaaatgataagcaataaaatttacattttcgaTACCCAAACTGACGAATTAGCACTTGGAGCTGGTCCCCAAAGGTGCTTCTTACATTATAGCATGCAAAATGATGCGcttattttgtgtatttcttttttttttggagaaaattttgaagaacacACTGTTTGGGGGGAGCATGCGGGagagaaggcaaaaaaaaaaaaaaaaaatccttgcACATTCTcgacataaatatttatatatattgtatatttatattttttttttttttttttaatttcccccacTTAGCGCATTCcaaatgcatttttacacGTATGCTTCGCTTTTCCCTTTAGCCGCTTTATGCCTGTGCGGCGCCTTCGGGGGCCAgtcctttcccccttcagaAGACACTTAATTGGAGGCAAATGGCAGGTCCTCTGAAAGGGGAAAGGCTGTGTGGTCATAGCCGCTTTCCCTCAGCACAGTGGGAGTTACTCCAAAGGGgagcgacaaaaaaaaaaaaaaaaattaagggaGAGCACGTGGGAAAGCCTCAACGGAGTGACTCCAAGGGTAGGCTCACGCACATGCAGACGAGCCCCTCTGCGTGAGCGATGCACCACACCATTACTAACAAGCGAGCTCCGATAAACGCGCGAAGCagaatacacaaaaaaaatgaagaaaagacAAATGAATTCtccccacgggggggaagcaaaatggggcctttaaaatgtgtacagtgggattttatttttcccttttattctattttattattttatttttttattttatttttccgaAGGTTACATTCCAATGCGCAGTGTACAGTGCCAGTTTTGTCTCTCCCTCACCcgtttatacatttttcgAACCCATGAAAGGCGAAggtttttcctcctttttaaggGTTGATGCTTCCCAAAGGAGAAGCTAATTcgcttaaaaaatgtatttcgAAATTCGCTTTACCAGAGGGTACCCcttccttcctcctccccctggggtcacttttttaatttatttcaatCGTAAAGATATACACACCATTTTAGTGTCCCTACACAGATGTATGGTCACCCCTGAGAGACGTCCCTCATTCGGggaaagaggagaagaagctatGCGGGCCTGCTCCATTTAAACAGTGCGAGTTGTGCTTTTCAAGGGGGCTTACATCTGGTCCATTAGGGTGGGTGACAGCACCCCACAagagaaagggaaaaataaatgaaacaTA
Above is a genomic segment from Plasmodium vivax chromosome 5, whole genome shotgun sequence containing:
- a CDS encoding hypothetical protein, conserved (encoded by transcript PVX_089710A), whose amino-acid sequence is MPITIPFVVHGGGAVPRKNGGQSHPLCLKSPQSLHFRISPPAVMGAPKMMGRFPPTCARGGRRKVLLPKAGKSHFSGAPHRVNKLQHLEKQPGIFEKLIHIGKYHIGKYHIGKETLHEGEEKDALRTKLTNKQSVNHYAESIKADYNRLKKELANGKEKYIKGRYQEYLFDCIQNNDHSNLIIADVIYEKEKKILCVGEGNLSFSTLLQRKLRQSQVVATSQESPNVLLKSCGGIFSKNLKMLESCGGIYVPEVHVEKIGEHFPHNTFDVIIFNFPFVLPSDEFIQTKWNLQREKLHSDRNIFLKYYKKAEYFLLNRIFYWLFKNGSFLLKESGFLHLRVNDRYLTCDFANTFSLSLVEKVDFSSSYFVYKSLGYVPSMMNACGNSSKGPPGWTKNVMFTPRGKVFRSFKMGHTSTLVFQKGGGVEAKVAVDSGG
- a CDS encoding hypothetical protein, conserved (encoded by transcript PVX_089715A), whose protein sequence is MQDNREEPNMSEPPRGDAPSRINNDRKKKKKEIEKCTNKITNFFKVVKNGQVPKTLQTQNPPISESNQQADERTSGIGTIININSLVRSSQVKENVHRTGDQHAVLTDVDAGGERTNKMEDPPKKENPFYSSSSLEHEVTNRMNRISVNPSAQMCGITNVKSILWRDVSRVPTVGATLRGKQGGGVQTGEEEKQCGEERLCGEEKLCGEERLCGEEKLCGEENLCGGPPHGEPQDGGNKNKRGLKRKKNDSDGESSSPDMSVTEEDCTDDFPGEDQSKGPRVGLSSRPPTEGNAMENAHLEPNRRDGKEGNVGSSSPKECTKVVKARKISLVNFFGNDIQITVNVNEDSASGGRFSSEDSDGSGSSLGCTGRSKPRGSGAGGGVKGGAKGGAKRGAISIADGDTPEGETSGGTPKRGAGGVTPKRGAGGVTPKRGAGGVTPKRGAGGDEADSLRKPNPSYKRNSISDGERYSKNSGAVYARRKKRERNNPDGGDGGEEGGQASDEWSQNEQANSPVTPGRKYYVKDTKRVLKSDNEFELERAKTKRVRIGRVSCVGVGARTGIDEDAQGGAAAGGGRNNFSNRAGRKTCLNVGFVSGFCGKGRKSCAGGAGGGDGGDGGDGGDGGGGHAVVSDDDDDDGPSGEPEFPPAAHPGDTWAKHEQKEQKRKRKDGALGNHFETNLYQLKNNVQEKLTSIKNSFRLNDNVSDILNEKRRIKILRVLNKYYFDREYNDYVGGQQGREGSPRGVTQRGVTKSGATQRGVTQRGVTKSGATQRGVTQRGVTKSGATQRGATAKCPFANCSLLRDHSSKPFTFFIAGKFTLFSNFALTKKLKDAGYGITSNLRRSNSLVIGHDLSEDFVKKMANFNGRIFGEEAILHHLNVEVKKRIDLFAPINKNNAKRYKFLINQTNVDNAPIESIARRVLQFCRAIRKNLSESLEASHAGYKTVLLSNLTKRLNDFFLFLHLSRGKFHSDINSLLYWYSRKHHELVLQLRSGEEASRLVHPPCKEEAASRLVHPPCKEEAASRLVHPPCKEEEASSLVHPPHSDEESSSLVHPPRSDEETSQSVPPPHSDEESSSIVHPPHSDEESSSLVHPLRNDEESSELVLFVRNLCDVFSACYISDDLLTCGPRGECVSDGGTRSQENLPDSQASSPHQMMYQGGSSQSEGDTPEGRKGGTSPEEKIRPPGGDHDGDGDGDGDAYGDGDAYDDYDESSLEYLSPEDYFSQTDESGEASNEERDPNNDSANSFERTIAHNMKKSEKLKNVSNLWRVFFRPNSLYEIAGHRNEVLKLYRILKRLFPEGGVEVPSTSGRSSPKGGGQGGGQAGLQAGRQADRQAGHQPDDPSETHHERSNILFLVYPPNCGVKRLVELICYACDLCPIYENKVQKYKNINYFFKYTHGLKPISIYNANKLDKNSLSELNARNDVSICMYEDRNYIMNNLCNVSFPLLDNISHVLIKFGFPSREALFYRCFSVCSCVIKNLSKKLFSIFFETCRLKDFSYSIESVYSKMHLVASYVNYVQRGGHAISSTGQDRGANAAGETAFSFPNDVLREYIANHLMNRFFMSNYDEVDRALRGVSGLSGGVSGGLTDELTDECTAPFESPSFGEPPHRRSCSAQMMKRLNEDYYFFRGFDVEDIRTLVHDWYDKMYIQNEKFIFDLTMKKNSNLLHERSDYLHMDDGARRERERLLIRVLELFLYASILVKSDDVSINLIAVDMAVYWRKYLFLSRPFRLAWRGESGEGGRESGGRADTRGNRGGAKTLAARQRGDWAAPLTSGGNNDFINETKLKDHLKGKMEKCNKVFGEKVKKYRGLMAHFGCPFNFSSAGVVYDLLQNSKVANLAPRRRS